A DNA window from Patagioenas fasciata isolate bPatFas1 chromosome 1, bPatFas1.hap1, whole genome shotgun sequence contains the following coding sequences:
- the POLR1D gene encoding protein POLR1D isoform X2, translating into MGAMGWLKCPLAGTNKRFLINTIKNTLPSQKEQDQEREQKEDSKEPEPNKSRKEEKPKKRRIHPYTPSFQSRRRVSYSPPRHRSRNQHTKDKHEKRSSKR; encoded by the coding sequence GCTGAAGTGTCCTCTTGCTGGTACAAATAAAAGATTTCTTATTAATACCATCAAAAACACGTTACCATCTCAAAAAGAACAAGACCAAGAACGTGAGCAAAAGGAAGACAGTAAAGAGCCTGAGCCAAACAAaagcaggaaagaagaaaaaccaaagaAACGCAGAATTCACCCATACACACCCAGCTTTCAGTCCAGAAGGAGAGTCAGCTACTCTCCTCCGAGGCATCGAAGCAGGAACCAGCACACAAAGGATAAGCATGAAAAGCGATCAAGCAAACGATGA